In Arthrobacter citreus, a single genomic region encodes these proteins:
- the lysA gene encoding diaminopimelate decarboxylase encodes MYLHGNSRINNEGHLEIGGCDTVELAKNYGTPLYIYDEALIESKCREFLEALKDTGMKYQVAYASKAFLCVEQARLIEREGLCLDVVSGGELYTALQAGYPAEKIHFHGNNKTIEEIEEALNAKIGCFVVDNFFELEVLQALAEQRGEEVSILLRVTPGVEAHTHEYVMTGQEDSKFGFDIMSGQANEAVEVSLNSSNLKLLGIHSHIGSQIFEPDGFVHAINVLMSFLNGLKNDLGFTAEILNVGGGFGIRYTSEDEPLAVAKHIDTITTIIKQQCEELDYKLPELWLEPGRSIVGEAGTTLYTIGSTKTLPSIRKYVSVDGGMTDNIRPALYGSKYEAMLANRANDENKEVVSIAGKCCESGDMLIWDCKLPVVENNDLLAMSCTGAYGYSMANNYNRIRRPAVVFVKDGMSREVVRRETYEDLVRNDRVYVENSSIR; translated from the coding sequence ATGTATTTACATGGTAATAGTCGAATTAATAATGAAGGACATCTAGAAATTGGAGGTTGTGATACTGTAGAATTAGCTAAAAATTACGGTACACCTCTATATATTTATGATGAAGCATTAATTGAATCAAAATGTAGGGAATTCCTTGAAGCTCTAAAAGATACAGGAATGAAATATCAAGTTGCATACGCGAGTAAAGCATTTCTATGTGTTGAACAAGCCCGTTTAATTGAAAGAGAAGGATTATGTTTAGACGTTGTATCTGGTGGAGAACTTTATACAGCGTTGCAAGCAGGCTATCCAGCGGAGAAAATTCATTTTCATGGAAACAACAAGACAATTGAAGAAATCGAAGAAGCATTAAATGCAAAAATCGGTTGTTTCGTTGTTGATAACTTCTTTGAATTAGAAGTACTACAAGCGTTAGCTGAGCAACGTGGTGAAGAGGTTTCAATTTTATTACGTGTTACCCCAGGTGTAGAAGCACACACACATGAATATGTTATGACAGGACAAGAGGATTCTAAATTTGGATTCGACATCATGTCTGGGCAAGCTAACGAAGCAGTTGAAGTTTCATTAAATTCAAGTAATCTTAAATTATTAGGAATACATTCACATATAGGGTCACAAATTTTTGAGCCAGATGGATTTGTTCATGCAATCAATGTATTAATGAGCTTTTTAAATGGCCTTAAAAATGATTTAGGCTTTACAGCTGAAATATTAAATGTAGGTGGGGGATTTGGAATTCGTTATACTTCCGAAGATGAGCCTTTAGCTGTTGCAAAACATATTGATACAATTACCACGATTATTAAACAACAATGTGAAGAGCTAGATTATAAACTACCAGAGCTATGGTTAGAGCCAGGACGTAGTATAGTTGGTGAAGCAGGAACAACGCTTTATACGATTGGCTCAACAAAAACATTACCTTCAATTCGTAAATATGTATCTGTTGACGGAGGGATGACTGATAATATCCGTCCAGCTCTTTACGGATCAAAATACGAAGCAATGCTTGCAAATCGAGCAAATGATGAAAATAAAGAAGTTGTCTCTATTGCAGGCAAATGTTGCGAAAGTGGCGACATGCTTATTTGGGATTGCAAATTACCAGTTGTAGAAAACAATGATCTATTAGCTATGTCATGTACTGGTGCTTATGGTTACTCTATGGCTAATAACTACAACCGTATCCGTCGCCCAGCAGTAGTTTTCGTAAAAGATGGTATGTCAAGAGAAGTAGTACGCCGTGAAACATATGAAGATTTAGTGAGAAATGACAGAGTTTATGTTGAAAACTCTTCTATTAGATAA
- the mgsA gene encoding methylglyoxal synthase: MKIAFIAHDQKKKELVNFAMAYESILTKHELYSTGTTGTKIMESTNLKIHRFNSGPLGGDQEIGALIAKNLMDMVIFFRDPLTAQPHEPDILALIRLCDVYAIPLATNMGTAEILIHGLERGDLKWRNIIHGKKIDEDK, encoded by the coding sequence TTGAAAATTGCTTTCATTGCACACGATCAAAAGAAAAAAGAATTAGTAAACTTTGCAATGGCGTATGAGTCTATTTTAACTAAACATGAGTTATATTCTACTGGAACAACCGGAACAAAAATAATGGAAAGTACAAATTTAAAAATTCACCGATTTAATTCGGGTCCTCTTGGGGGAGATCAAGAAATAGGTGCGCTAATCGCAAAGAATTTAATGGATATGGTTATCTTCTTTCGTGACCCACTAACAGCGCAACCACATGAACCAGATATTTTGGCTTTAATTCGCTTATGTGATGTTTACGCAATTCCATTAGCAACAAACATGGGTACAGCGGAAATATTAATTCATGGATTGGAACGTGGGGACTTAAAATGGAGAAACATCATACACGGAAAGAAAATTGATGAAGACAAGTGA
- a CDS encoding helix-turn-helix transcriptional regulator, whose product MKKYNIPVEASLDVIGGKWKVVILCHLTKGTRRTSELKKLMPNITQKMLTQQLKELQEDNIVHRKVFNQVPPKVEYSLTEYGWSLKEVLDLLCSWGENHIEQMYPDKNEVLLPEVTL is encoded by the coding sequence ATGAAAAAATACAATATTCCAGTTGAAGCTTCATTAGACGTAATCGGTGGTAAATGGAAGGTTGTGATTCTTTGTCATTTGACAAAAGGAACGAGACGAACTTCTGAATTAAAAAAATTAATGCCTAATATTACGCAAAAAATGTTAACTCAGCAATTGAAGGAATTACAGGAAGATAATATCGTTCACCGAAAGGTATTTAATCAAGTTCCACCTAAAGTGGAATATTCCTTAACTGAGTATGGATGGTCTTTAAAGGAAGTTTTAGATTTACTATGCTCTTGGGGAGAAAATCATATTGAACAAATGTATCCTGACAAAAATGAAGTGCTTCTTCCAGAAGTAACACTATAA
- the mscL gene encoding large conductance mechanosensitive channel protein MscL: MFEEFKKFALKGNVLDLAVGVIIGGAFGKIVSSLVGDIMMPIIGLASGGIDFSTLMYTYGKTQIKYGSFIQTVVDFLIISISVFFFVRLINRLSFRKKEIEEAKPVVPTKEEALLIEIRDLLKVQVKNQKDIS, translated from the coding sequence ATGTTTGAAGAATTTAAGAAGTTTGCTTTAAAAGGGAATGTACTTGATTTAGCGGTTGGGGTAATTATTGGTGGAGCTTTTGGTAAAATTGTGTCATCTTTGGTTGGAGATATTATGATGCCAATAATTGGATTAGCCTCAGGTGGAATTGATTTTTCAACACTTATGTATACGTATGGTAAAACTCAAATTAAATACGGTTCCTTTATCCAAACTGTCGTTGATTTCCTAATCATTTCGATTTCGGTATTTTTCTTCGTTCGATTAATTAATAGACTATCATTTAGAAAGAAAGAAATAGAGGAAGCTAAACCTGTCGTTCCTACTAAAGAAGAAGCCTTACTTATTGAAATACGTGATTTATTAAAAGTACAAGTTAAAAACCAAAAAGATATAAGCTAA
- a CDS encoding DoxX family protein, with the protein MLDDGLLIIRLVLGIILLGHGVQKVFGWFGGYGIKGTGQWLESIGIKPGAFFAFITGVAEIVGGFFVAAGVYTEVGAWLIIVVMAVAVLKVHLKNGFWNSSNGFEFNLLIIAAAVGLLLTGPGSLVLF; encoded by the coding sequence ATGCTTGATGATGGTCTATTAATTATTCGACTTGTTTTAGGAATTATTTTATTAGGTCATGGCGTTCAGAAAGTATTTGGCTGGTTTGGCGGTTACGGTATAAAAGGTACTGGACAGTGGCTAGAGTCAATTGGAATTAAACCTGGAGCATTCTTTGCTTTTATTACTGGAGTTGCAGAAATCGTAGGAGGATTCTTTGTAGCGGCTGGTGTATATACAGAAGTTGGAGCATGGTTAATTATTGTAGTTATGGCAGTAGCAGTATTGAAAGTACATTTAAAGAATGGATTTTGGAATAGTTCGAACGGTTTTGAATTTAATCTGCTAATTATAGCAGCAGCTGTTGGGTTACTACTGACAGGTCCAGGATCACTAGTATTATTTTAG
- a CDS encoding DinB family protein — MADSIFEQLKFTRFYTLKILKSVSNDVVGVVPTGFNNNIHWNAGHILGAYEQLLYGNTGDTIKLSREFIDSFKGGTKPSDWQETPPSYEEIIRLLEEQTEQLISTYEGRLDEVIEKEIKLGNFEIKTIRDMLSFNIFHEGLHAGLVNGLKRTLGQ, encoded by the coding sequence ATGGCAGATTCTATTTTTGAACAGCTTAAGTTTACAAGATTTTATACTTTAAAAATTCTTAAATCAGTTTCAAATGATGTTGTTGGTGTAGTGCCAACTGGATTTAATAATAATATTCATTGGAATGCTGGTCATATATTAGGGGCATATGAGCAATTACTTTATGGAAATACTGGTGATACCATCAAACTTTCAAGAGAATTCATCGATTCTTTTAAGGGTGGAACTAAACCAAGTGACTGGCAGGAGACCCCTCCATCATATGAGGAAATTATTCGATTGTTAGAAGAGCAAACTGAGCAATTGATTTCTACATACGAAGGCCGTTTAGATGAAGTGATTGAAAAAGAGATAAAACTTGGTAATTTTGAAATTAAAACTATTCGAGATATGCTAAGCTTTAATATCTTTCATGAAGGTTTACATGCGGGCTTAGTAAATGGTTTAAAGAGAACACTTGGACAGTAA
- a CDS encoding IS3 family transposase, with translation MFKSADRILKKALSKYTRGGIIPKGVRFEIINEMKARYPITMLIRIAKVSRAGFYKWKKLIVYKLRRTNLEDAVKSHIQAIHTIRPYYGYPRITDRLRDEGLIINHKKVYRIMKELDIKSVIRKKRKYFGVEPSNIYPNLLNRQFKQDLPNVAFATDITYIKVGNKFYYLSVVQDLYNNEILSWKCSERNDLKLVLETIKDLCKKRNVHGSILHSDQGFQYTTPKYNQFLEKNNLLGSHSRKGNCLDNACVESFFSHFKCELVYLSNFNSEQALIQAIEEYIHFYNNERTQKRLNRCSPVKYRLTTAA, from the coding sequence ATATTTAAAAGCGCAGATAGAATACTTAAAAAAGCTCTATCCAAATATACTCGAGGAGGGATAATTCCAAAGGGAGTTCGATTTGAAATAATTAATGAGATGAAAGCACGTTACCCAATAACGATGCTTATTCGAATCGCAAAAGTTTCAAGAGCTGGTTTCTATAAATGGAAAAAATTGATTGTTTATAAATTAAGGAGAACTAATCTTGAGGACGCGGTTAAATCCCATATTCAAGCCATTCATACAATTCGACCATATTACGGATATCCTAGAATTACTGACCGTTTAAGAGATGAAGGGTTAATTATTAACCACAAAAAGGTGTATCGAATAATGAAGGAATTAGACATTAAATCGGTCATACGTAAGAAAAGAAAATATTTTGGTGTAGAACCATCTAATATTTATCCTAATCTATTAAATCGCCAATTTAAACAAGACTTACCAAACGTTGCATTTGCGACAGATATCACGTATATCAAAGTAGGGAATAAATTCTATTATCTATCAGTTGTACAAGATCTTTATAATAATGAAATCCTGTCTTGGAAGTGTTCAGAGCGAAATGATCTTAAACTAGTCCTAGAAACAATTAAAGACTTATGTAAAAAAAGAAACGTGCATGGAAGTATCCTGCATTCAGATCAGGGATTCCAGTACACGACTCCAAAATACAACCAGTTCCTAGAAAAGAATAATTTATTAGGCAGCCACTCTCGCAAAGGAAACTGCCTAGACAACGCATGCGTTGAATCGTTCTTCTCACACTTCAAATGTGAATTGGTGTATCTATCTAATTTTAATTCAGAACAGGCACTTATTCAAGCAATTGAAGAGTATATTCATTTCTATAATAATGAACGTACACAAAAACGATTAAACCGTTGTTCCCCTGTAAAATACAGGTTAACAACGGCTGCTTAG
- a CDS encoding cation transporter: MRSSKIAALSICSNTIIVLLKLIVGIFTGSVAIISEAIHSLLDLVASVIAFFSVKISNRPPDEDHPYGHGKFENISGTVETILIFVAGIWIIIESVEKLLHPSPIKLPMIGVVVMLIGALINWRVGKIVQKVGNETHSVAMQSNALHLLTDVYSSLGVAVSLILVSLTGWEFLDALIGIGIAIYIMKESIELGRKSFTPLLDTGLSSDELDQIVKVLNTFKSQFIEYHDLRTRRSGAEEHIDFHLVLPSDMSIEEAHILCDKIEDEIKNVLVNPKILIHVEPENERIQKLDILNAGEMQKL, encoded by the coding sequence TTGCGTTCAAGCAAAATAGCAGCACTTTCAATATGCAGTAACACAATCATCGTTTTATTAAAATTAATAGTAGGAATTTTTACTGGTTCTGTAGCAATCATCTCGGAAGCAATCCACTCATTATTGGATTTAGTTGCTTCAGTAATTGCATTTTTCTCTGTAAAAATTTCAAACAGGCCTCCTGATGAGGATCATCCTTATGGGCATGGTAAATTTGAAAATATTTCGGGTACGGTTGAAACAATCTTAATATTTGTAGCAGGTATTTGGATTATCATTGAATCTGTCGAAAAACTTCTACATCCTTCTCCTATTAAGTTACCTATGATCGGTGTAGTCGTCATGTTAATTGGAGCATTAATCAATTGGAGAGTCGGAAAAATTGTTCAAAAAGTAGGAAATGAAACTCATTCTGTAGCTATGCAATCTAACGCTTTGCATTTATTAACAGATGTCTATTCATCTCTAGGGGTTGCAGTCAGTTTAATATTGGTTAGTCTTACTGGATGGGAATTTCTTGATGCTTTAATTGGTATTGGAATAGCCATTTATATAATGAAGGAATCGATTGAACTTGGACGTAAATCGTTTACTCCATTGCTTGATACTGGCCTTTCTTCTGATGAATTAGATCAAATCGTAAAAGTATTAAATACATTTAAATCACAGTTTATTGAGTACCATGACTTACGCACGAGACGCTCTGGTGCCGAGGAACATATTGACTTCCACCTAGTATTACCATCAGACATGAGCATTGAAGAAGCACATATATTATGTGACAAAATTGAAGATGAAATAAAAAATGTGCTAGTCAATCCAAAAATATTAATTCACGTTGAGCCTGAAAATGAAAGAATACAAAAACTTGATATCTTAAATGCAGGAGAAATGCAGAAATTGTAA
- a CDS encoding VTT domain-containing protein, whose product MRKEAKKFNTMKELSLHIVIATISILILIICLPTVVMVYKVSFVFAIMGTLLLDFYLVVSNHKNPLKFTKIVLICLLLGISAVGIIFYISKFLVIVNSYGIERILTDHITTAKLLFFLICLFQPIILPLPEAITIPAGSAVIGAFSGAAIGFLGSTLGIVIMYFLARIGGYKLVSKLVKEKHLKKYQEYVLKNETIILTLMFIVPILPDEIICVGAGISKVSLKKFIVIAAISKLITSSLLSYSVYLAKVFSLTTSQIALMGSILLACILSLSFIIKRLIKRANSKEAYVASQGE is encoded by the coding sequence GTGAGGAAAGAAGCAAAAAAGTTCAACACTATGAAGGAACTTTCATTACACATAGTGATTGCTACAATATCAATCTTAATATTGATTATCTGTTTACCTACTGTTGTCATGGTCTATAAAGTATCATTTGTTTTTGCAATAATGGGAACTTTATTATTGGATTTTTATCTTGTTGTATCGAATCATAAAAACCCTTTAAAATTCACGAAAATCGTACTGATTTGCTTACTTTTAGGTATATCCGCTGTAGGAATCATATTCTATATCAGCAAATTTTTAGTAATCGTAAATTCATATGGGATTGAGCGAATATTAACCGATCATATTACAACTGCAAAATTATTATTTTTCTTAATTTGTTTATTTCAACCAATCATTTTGCCATTACCAGAAGCGATTACGATTCCGGCAGGTAGTGCTGTAATAGGTGCTTTTTCTGGAGCGGCTATTGGGTTCTTAGGTTCAACTTTAGGTATTGTCATTATGTACTTTTTAGCAAGAATAGGTGGATATAAACTAGTCTCAAAATTGGTAAAAGAAAAACACCTAAAAAAATATCAAGAATATGTATTAAAAAATGAAACAATTATTTTAACGCTAATGTTTATCGTTCCGATTTTGCCAGATGAAATTATTTGCGTAGGGGCCGGCATTAGCAAAGTATCCTTGAAAAAGTTCATTGTAATTGCTGCGATTTCAAAATTAATAACGTCTTCACTATTATCCTACTCAGTTTATTTAGCGAAAGTTTTCTCGCTAACAACTTCGCAAATAGCTTTAATGGGCTCCATTTTATTAGCTTGTATCTTATCTTTATCATTCATTATTAAGAGATTAATTAAGCGAGCAAATTCAAAAGAAGCTTATGTTGCTTCGCAAGGTGAATAA
- a CDS encoding aldo/keto reductase, whose protein sequence is MNNLVKLNNGLEMPIIGLGVFQVEDGQVVIDSVKAAIRNGYRSIDTAAIYQNEEGVGKGIKEALEENGLKREDLFITSKVWNADLGYQSTIDAFELSLKKLGLDYLDLYLIHWPVEGKYVESWKALETLYKDGKVKAIGMSNFQIHHLKEVMATAEIMPMVNQVELHPMLSQVELREFLNENSIQIEAWAPLMQGGLFENETLLEIANKYNKSIAQVVLRWHLQNGIVIIPKSIKEHRIQENANLFDFELTQEDMEQINSLNQNHRVGPDPDNFDF, encoded by the coding sequence ATGAATAACTTAGTTAAATTAAACAATGGTTTAGAAATGCCTATTATAGGGTTAGGAGTTTTCCAAGTGGAAGACGGACAAGTCGTAATTGATTCAGTAAAGGCTGCTATCAGAAATGGATATCGTAGTATTGATACTGCAGCAATTTATCAAAATGAAGAAGGCGTTGGAAAAGGAATTAAAGAAGCACTTGAAGAGAACGGCCTGAAACGTGAAGACTTATTTATTACATCTAAAGTTTGGAATGCTGATCTTGGCTACCAATCAACTATTGATGCTTTCGAATTAAGTTTGAAAAAACTAGGTCTTGATTATTTAGATTTATATTTAATCCACTGGCCTGTAGAAGGTAAATACGTTGAATCTTGGAAAGCACTTGAAACACTATATAAAGATGGAAAAGTTAAAGCAATTGGAATGAGTAACTTCCAAATTCATCACTTAAAAGAAGTAATGGCTACTGCTGAAATTATGCCTATGGTCAATCAAGTCGAATTACATCCGATGCTAAGCCAAGTTGAACTAAGAGAATTCTTAAACGAAAATTCAATTCAAATAGAAGCGTGGGCTCCGTTAATGCAAGGAGGACTATTTGAAAACGAAACTTTATTAGAAATCGCAAACAAATATAATAAATCAATTGCTCAAGTTGTGTTACGTTGGCATTTACAAAACGGTATCGTCATCATACCGAAATCAATTAAAGAACATCGCATTCAAGAAAATGCAAATCTATTCGATTTTGAATTAACACAAGAGGATATGGAACAAATCAACTCACTAAACCAAAACCACCGAGTTGGTCCAGACCCTGATAATTTTGATTTTTAA
- a CDS encoding transposase: MPLKGTKFKKYSIEFKLKAVKRYEDGFGSYVSISEELGLRSSTQLKEWVKKYRNGELFDDQRGKSKANNPFADFTKTEFSSIEEENKYLKAQIEYLKKLYPNILEEG; this comes from the coding sequence ATGCCTTTAAAAGGGACTAAATTTAAGAAATATTCGATTGAATTCAAGCTTAAGGCAGTAAAACGTTATGAAGATGGATTTGGCAGTTATGTTTCGATTTCGGAAGAACTAGGTCTACGAAGTTCTACCCAGCTTAAAGAGTGGGTAAAAAAGTATAGAAATGGTGAGTTATTTGATGATCAAAGAGGAAAATCTAAAGCTAATAATCCATTTGCAGATTTTACTAAAACTGAATTTAGCTCAATTGAGGAAGAAAATAAATATTTAAAAGCGCAGATAGAATACTTAAAAAAGCTCTATCCAAATATACTCGAGGAGGGATAA
- a CDS encoding MFS transporter, whose product MNSTAASIKVQEKKSGTPALMALAISAFGIGTTEFVPVGLLSTLAGDLKISITLAGLLISGYAMGVAFGAPILTALTNKIGRKSLLMLLMVIFIVGNSVAAFSTSFGLLLVARIITSFSHGVFFSIGSTIAADVVPENKRASAIAFMFTGLTVATVTGVPLGTFIGQHFGWRSTFGAVALLGIIAIIAIAILVPKSIKQPPASKISDNLKVLTNGPLLLAFAITALGYGGTFVAFTYLSPILEKITGFAPNSVSIILLVYGVAVALGNTVGGKAANKNPLKALTWMFAVQAIILVILSFTAPFKLVGIVTIFFLGLLAFMNVPGLQIYVVKLAEKYVPSAVDIASALNIAAFNVGIAIGAFIGGLVVDTIGLINTPWIGGIMVFGAVLLSIWSSSLEKKKNTK is encoded by the coding sequence ATGAATTCAACTGCTGCTTCGATTAAAGTGCAAGAGAAAAAAAGTGGCACTCCCGCGTTAATGGCGCTCGCTATTAGTGCATTTGGTATTGGAACAACTGAATTTGTTCCTGTTGGTTTATTATCAACTCTAGCTGGTGATTTGAAAATTTCAATTACATTAGCAGGTTTATTAATTTCTGGTTATGCGATGGGTGTTGCATTTGGAGCACCAATTTTAACGGCATTAACGAATAAAATAGGTAGAAAATCTTTATTAATGCTATTAATGGTTATCTTTATAGTAGGAAACAGTGTTGCTGCTTTTTCCACTAGCTTTGGCCTTCTGCTAGTTGCCCGAATTATTACATCATTTTCACATGGGGTTTTCTTTTCAATCGGATCAACAATTGCAGCTGATGTAGTTCCTGAAAATAAACGTGCAAGTGCAATTGCGTTTATGTTCACAGGTTTAACAGTGGCGACTGTAACGGGTGTTCCATTAGGTACATTTATAGGTCAACATTTTGGATGGAGATCAACTTTTGGAGCTGTAGCGTTATTAGGAATCATTGCAATCATTGCAATTGCGATCTTAGTTCCAAAATCAATTAAACAGCCGCCAGCTTCAAAAATTAGTGATAACTTGAAGGTTTTAACAAATGGTCCATTACTTTTGGCTTTTGCTATTACAGCTTTAGGATACGGTGGAACGTTTGTTGCATTCACTTACTTGTCACCAATCCTTGAAAAAATTACTGGCTTTGCTCCTAATTCTGTAAGTATTATCTTACTTGTTTACGGAGTTGCAGTTGCACTTGGAAATACAGTCGGAGGAAAAGCGGCTAATAAAAATCCTTTAAAGGCATTGACTTGGATGTTTGCAGTTCAAGCAATTATACTTGTCATTCTTTCGTTTACTGCACCATTTAAATTGGTTGGAATTGTTACGATTTTCTTCTTAGGATTACTTGCTTTCATGAATGTACCTGGTTTACAAATTTATGTCGTGAAATTAGCAGAGAAGTATGTCCCATCTGCTGTAGATATTGCATCAGCACTAAATATAGCAGCGTTTAACGTAGGTATAGCAATTGGAGCATTTATTGGTGGTTTAGTTGTAGATACGATTGGCTTGATTAATACACCGTGGATTGGTGGAATCATGGTCTTTGGAGCAGTACTTTTAAGCATTTGGAGTTCATCTTTAGAAAAGAAAAAAAATACTAAATAG
- a CDS encoding TVP38/TMEM64 family protein, whose protein sequence is MKKVVPLIVIGFWILMLLLAFRYHLFHLSLDDIKHFITNSSINPMLLFVAIFCARIFLFIPSSVLIVVGSLFFHPYETILLSLVGMAITESIIYLLSRTILSDTIQQFMENKYPSLFNEIISNRKKYLFLTVATPLAPTDGACFIAASTNMKYLSYIAIVFAGNIPIAVLYTLYGNFLLGSPWTTICITATILLLFYIYISFKKRQKKDTHFSA, encoded by the coding sequence ATGAAAAAAGTCGTTCCACTCATCGTTATCGGCTTTTGGATTTTAATGCTACTACTTGCCTTTCGATATCATTTATTTCATCTCTCATTGGACGATATAAAACATTTTATTACGAATTCCTCCATCAATCCGATGCTATTATTTGTTGCTATTTTCTGCGCCAGAATTTTCCTATTTATTCCTAGCTCAGTATTAATAGTAGTAGGCAGTTTATTTTTTCATCCGTATGAGACCATACTCTTATCATTAGTTGGTATGGCGATTACTGAATCTATTATTTACTTATTAAGTAGAACTATTTTAAGTGACACGATTCAGCAGTTCATGGAGAATAAATATCCTTCTCTATTTAACGAAATTATTTCTAATCGAAAGAAATACTTATTTTTAACAGTTGCAACTCCTCTAGCTCCAACAGACGGTGCATGCTTTATTGCAGCTTCTACTAATATGAAATATTTGTCTTATATCGCAATTGTGTTTGCCGGTAATATTCCAATCGCAGTTCTTTATACTTTATATGGGAACTTCTTGTTAGGCTCGCCATGGACTACAATCTGTATTACTGCTACAATCCTATTGTTGTTTTACATTTATATTTCCTTTAAAAAGAGACAGAAAAAGGATACTCATTTTTCTGCCTAA
- a CDS encoding DUF4870 domain-containing protein, whose amino-acid sequence METNKILSSLCYFSIFFAPFLLPIIVYFVAKDQQIKSHSKRALFSHILPFLTIIILGAISIFTFNTMGDGVSYTIIGGFILVCIVNLVVFIWNIVQGIKVLIG is encoded by the coding sequence ATGGAAACAAATAAGATTTTGTCCTCATTATGTTATTTTAGTATTTTTTTCGCGCCTTTTTTATTGCCAATCATCGTTTATTTTGTAGCCAAAGATCAACAAATAAAGTCCCATTCTAAACGAGCACTTTTTTCACATATACTCCCCTTTCTAACAATTATCATTTTAGGGGCGATCTCCATTTTTACGTTTAATACAATGGGCGATGGAGTAAGCTATACTATTATTGGCGGATTTATATTAGTATGCATTGTTAATTTAGTCGTATTTATATGGAATATTGTTCAAGGTATTAAAGTTTTAATTGGATGA
- the msrA gene encoding peptide-methionine (S)-S-oxide reductase MsrA → MGTELATFAGGCFWCMVKPFDQQDGIIKVVSGYTGGEKENPTYEEVCTHLTGHYEAVQITFDPDVYPYEKLLDLFWQQIDPTDVGGQFGDRGSSYKTAIFYHNETQKEQAIASKEKLEKSGVFKNSIVTEILPAKPFYEAEEYHQHYYKKHPIRYQLYFKGSGRQKFLKEQWKTGQEELKQKLTPIQYAVTQEDATEPPFRNEFWNHKEKGIYVDIVSGIPLFSSLDKFDSGCGWPSFTRPILKGEVEEKKDYSHGMMRIEVRSAESDSHLGHVFDDGPGPEGLRYCINSAALRFVPYEKMDEEGFGNYKSIFLK, encoded by the coding sequence ATGGGGACAGAATTGGCTACATTTGCTGGTGGATGTTTTTGGTGTATGGTTAAACCGTTTGACCAACAGGACGGAATTATAAAGGTTGTATCAGGATATACAGGTGGGGAAAAAGAAAATCCAACATATGAAGAAGTATGCACTCATTTAACAGGTCATTACGAAGCAGTTCAAATTACATTTGATCCTGATGTATATCCGTATGAAAAACTATTAGACTTATTTTGGCAACAAATTGATCCGACTGATGTAGGTGGGCAATTCGGTGATCGAGGTAGTTCATATAAAACGGCAATCTTTTATCATAATGAAACTCAAAAAGAACAAGCGATTGCTTCAAAAGAAAAACTTGAAAAAAGCGGTGTTTTCAAAAATTCAATTGTGACAGAAATATTACCTGCAAAACCATTTTATGAAGCAGAAGAATACCATCAGCATTATTATAAGAAGCATCCGATTCGTTACCAACTATACTTTAAAGGGTCTGGCCGCCAAAAGTTTTTAAAGGAGCAATGGAAAACTGGTCAAGAAGAGTTAAAGCAAAAGCTCACACCAATTCAGTATGCTGTTACACAAGAAGATGCAACTGAACCTCCGTTTAGAAACGAGTTCTGGAATCATAAAGAGAAGGGGATCTATGTTGATATCGTATCTGGAATTCCTTTGTTTAGTTCTTTAGACAAATTTGATTCTGGTTGTGGATGGCCAAGTTTTACAAGACCTATATTAAAAGGTGAAGTTGAAGAGAAGAAGGACTACAGCCATGGAATGATGCGTATTGAAGTAAGAAGTGCTGAATCTGATTCACATTTAGGTCATGTTTTCGATGATGGACCTGGACCTGAGGGACTTCGTTACTGCATAAACTCAGCTGCATTAAGATTTGTTCCATATGAAAAAATGGACGAAGAAGGTTTTGGTAATTACAAGAGTATCTTTCTGAAATAA